In Saccopteryx leptura isolate mSacLep1 chromosome 11, mSacLep1_pri_phased_curated, whole genome shotgun sequence, the following proteins share a genomic window:
- the RWDD3 gene encoding RWD domain-containing protein 3 isoform X3, with translation MQVTITGVRAGEETDGAVFRILTEARGLTEADVPLELVFHLPVGYPSCLPGISVRSERLTRAQRAAVREALLEQARSLLSEPMVHQLVLWAQQNLRHILAQPGSGGGPGEGPSEAPSGSGDEGPWLALLHLDHMRAKTRYVRAVRQWASALGLTGRLLFAGKVILILLQGLRDSIKEYLVLQKTSKVDVDSSGQKCKERMVSVLFERKVQPGDTRFPAFEVKEFSSLDALQKEFETAGLERLFHEFVPGLVK, from the exons ATGCAGGTGACCATCACGGGCGTGCGTGCTGGGGAAG AGACAGACGGCGCCGTGTTCAGAATTCTCACGGAAGCCCGAGGCCTGACGGAGGCGGACGTCCCCTTGGAGCTGGTGTTCCACTTACCGGTCGGCTACCCCTCGTGTCTGCCTGGCATCTCGGTCCGCTCCGAGCGCCTGACCCGGGCCCAGCGTGCGGCCGTGCGGGAGGCGTTGCTCGAGCAAGCGCGGAGCCTTCTGTCGGAACCGATGGTCCACCAGCTGGTTCTCTGGGCTCAGCAGAACCTCAGGCACATCCTCGCCCAGCCAGGATCGGGAGGAGGCCCCGGAGAGGGTCCTTCTGAGGCCCCCAGCGGGAGCGGGGACGAGGGGCCGTGGCTCGCTCTCCTGCACCTGGACCACATGCGGGCGAAGACCAGATACGTGAGGGCCGTGCGGCAGTGGGCCTCTGCCTTGGGGCTGACCGGACGGCTCCTGTTCGCGGGCAAGGTCATCCTGATTCTGCTGCAGGGCCTCAGGGACAGCATCAAG GAGTACCTGGTGCTTCAGAAAACCTCCAAGGTCGACGTGGACTCGAGTGGACAGAAGTGCAAAGAGAGAATGGTCAGCGTGCTGTTCGAAAGGAAGGTGCAGCCCGGAGACACGAG GTTTCCGGCATTCGAAGTCAAGGAGTTCTCCTCGCTGGACGCGTTACAGAAGGAGTTTGAAACCGCGGGACTTGAGAGGCTGTTCCACGAGTTTGTCCCTGGGCTGGTAAAATGA